In Oryza sativa Japonica Group chromosome 3, ASM3414082v1, one DNA window encodes the following:
- the LOC4334506 gene encoding cytochrome b-c1 complex subunit 7 — protein sequence MSSMLSAFSQWFVNPRRNPLARLHMQAISSRLRKYGLRYDDLYDPKHDLDIKEALERLPREVVDARHQRLKRAMDLSMKHQYLSENDQAQQTPFRGYLSDMMDLVKKERLEREELGALPLHQRTLP from the exons atgTCGTCGATGCTGTCCGCGTTCTCGCAGTGGTTCGTGAACCCGCGCCGCAACCCGCTCGCCCGCCTCCACATGCAGGCGATCTCCTCGCGCCTCCGGAAATACG GCCTGAGGTACGACGATCTGTACGACCCGAAGCATGATCTGGACATcaaggaggcgctcgagaggctTCCCAGGGAGGTGGTCGACGCCCGCCACCAGCGCCTCAAGCGCGCCATGGACCTCTCCATGAAGCACCAGTACCTCTCCGAAAACGACCAG GCGCAACAGACACCATTCAGAGGCTATTTGAGTGACATGATGGATCTG GTGAAGAAGGAGAGATTAGAGCGTGAAGAACTGGGAGCCCTTCCCCTTCACCAGAGGACCCTTCCCTGA
- the LOC9270425 gene encoding uncharacterized protein produces the protein MAVRPGWAVAVARASAAAWQRVACNPETLPADQVLGLLCCAPLHLLARLAAFLCIPFVPVQAMPRLLSPRLQGHPRRLLLLPPQEFVEVEPMYSPFPSSSSSSSDDDDDSDIEDGEIVHLHFD, from the coding sequence ATGGCGGTGCGGCCGgggtgggcggtggcggtggcgcgggcgtcggcggcggcgtggcagcgCGTGGCGTGCAACCCGGAGACGCTCCCCGCCGACCAGGTCCTCGGGCTGCTCTGCTGCGCGCCGCTCCACCTCCtcgcccgcctcgccgcgtTCCTCTGCATCCCCTTCGTCCCCGTCCAAGCCATgccccgcctcctctcccctcgcCTGCAAGGccacccgcgccgcctcctcctcctcccgcctcaGGAGTTCGTCGAAGTCGAACCTATGtactcccctttcccttcctcctcctcgtcctcgtcggatgacgatgacgacagcGACATCGAGGACGGGGAGATTGTTCATCTTCACTTCGATTGA